In the genome of Candidatus Ornithobacterium hominis, the window TTTTTACCTCTTCTTCTATTGGGACCGTGTTGTCCTGGAGGATATTTTTTCTTTTCGAAAGATTTATCATCACCAAAAATAGGTTGTCCAAACTTTCTAGCGATTTTTGTTTTTGGTCCTGTATATCTAGCCATTGATTAAAATATTTTATTAAACTCTACGTCTTTTTGGTGGTCTACATCCGTTATGTGGAAGAGGTGTTACATCGATAATTTCAGAAACCTCAATCCCTGCATTGTGAATAGATCTTATCGCAGATTCCCTACCTGTGCCTGGTCCTTTCACAAACACCTTTACTCTTCTTAATCCTGCATCATAAGCAACTTGAGCACAATCTTCCGCCGCTACTTGGGCTGCATAAGGTGTATTTTTTTTAGAACCTCTGAATCCCATTTTTCCTGCAGAAGACCAAGAAATAACTTCTCCT includes:
- the rpsK gene encoding 30S ribosomal protein S11; protein product: MAKKQQNQGKGKGSKAKAKKRNVKVEANGQAHVQASFNNVIISLTNSKGEVISWSSAGKMGFRGSKKNTPYAAQVAAEDCAQVAYDAGLRRVKVFVKGPGTGRESAIRSIHNAGIEVSEIIDVTPLPHNGCRPPKRRRV